Proteins from a single region of Sphingopyxis sp. BSN-002:
- a CDS encoding OmpA family protein, with product MNSKTIRLTAVASIGALVLTGCVTDPETGKQTISKAAIGGIGGALGGYLLGDLVGGRRDRTEKILGAGIGAVAGAGVGYYMDQQEKKLRERTAGTGIDVERQGDQLVLNMPGDVTFDYNSALVKSQFRSALDSVASTLSEYPSTYIDVYGHTDSTGSDSYNQGLSERRAASVADYLAGRGINRARMATMGYGESQLKCAPERSEADYQCNRRVEIRIAPVTQNDVNNAG from the coding sequence ATGAACAGCAAGACCATCAGGCTCACCGCCGTCGCCAGCATCGGCGCGCTGGTGCTCACCGGCTGCGTCACCGATCCCGAGACGGGCAAACAGACCATCTCGAAGGCCGCAATCGGCGGCATCGGCGGCGCGCTCGGCGGCTATCTGCTCGGCGATCTCGTCGGCGGCCGCCGCGACCGCACCGAGAAGATTCTGGGCGCGGGCATCGGCGCGGTCGCGGGCGCGGGCGTCGGCTATTATATGGACCAGCAGGAAAAGAAGCTGCGCGAACGCACCGCAGGCACCGGGATCGACGTCGAGCGCCAGGGCGACCAGCTGGTGCTCAACATGCCCGGCGACGTCACCTTCGACTATAACAGCGCGCTCGTGAAATCGCAGTTCCGCAGCGCACTCGACAGCGTCGCCTCGACGCTGTCGGAATATCCGAGCACCTATATCGACGTCTATGGCCATACCGATTCGACCGGCAGCGACAGCTATAACCAGGGGCTGTCCGAGCGGCGCGCGGCATCGGTCGCCGACTATCTCGCCGGCCGCGGCATCAACCGCGCGCGCATGGCGACGATGGGCTATGGCGAATCGCAGCTCAAATGCGCGCCCGAGCGCAGCGAGGCCGACTATCAGTGCAACCGCCGCGTCGAAATCCGCATCGCGCCGGTGACGCAGAACGACGTCAACAACGCCGGCTGA
- the argB gene encoding acetylglutamate kinase, protein MMSTTDPSKMPDLLAKAETLVEALPYLQRYAGETFVIKYGGHAMGDPEAQRDFAEDVVLLKAVGINPVVVHGGGPQIGRMLKQLGIESTFVGGLRVTDAATAEVAEMVLAGKINKEIVSWIAGLGGRAVGISGKDANLVLAEKVSRTEPDPNSGIERHVDLGFVGEPVAVDATILRNLSGDNFIPVVAPVALGADGATYNINADTMAGAIAGALGAKRFFLLTDVAGVLDKSGSLLTDLDRTAIDALKADETITGGMIPKVETCVAAVDAGVEAAVILDGRIPHAMLLEIFTARGAGTLIHR, encoded by the coding sequence ATGATGTCCACGACCGATCCCTCGAAAATGCCCGATCTGCTCGCCAAGGCCGAGACGCTCGTGGAGGCGCTGCCCTATCTGCAGCGCTACGCCGGCGAGACCTTCGTGATCAAATATGGCGGCCACGCGATGGGTGACCCCGAGGCGCAGCGCGACTTTGCCGAGGATGTCGTCCTGTTGAAGGCGGTCGGGATCAATCCGGTGGTCGTCCACGGCGGCGGGCCGCAGATCGGACGGATGCTGAAGCAGCTCGGGATCGAATCGACCTTCGTCGGCGGCCTCCGCGTCACCGACGCCGCGACCGCCGAAGTCGCCGAGATGGTGCTCGCGGGCAAGATCAACAAGGAAATCGTGAGCTGGATCGCCGGGCTCGGCGGGCGTGCGGTCGGCATTTCGGGGAAGGACGCCAATCTGGTACTCGCCGAAAAGGTCAGCCGCACCGAACCCGACCCCAATTCGGGGATCGAGCGGCACGTCGACCTCGGTTTCGTCGGCGAGCCCGTCGCGGTCGACGCGACGATCCTGCGCAACCTGTCGGGCGACAATTTCATCCCGGTGGTGGCCCCCGTCGCGCTGGGCGCCGACGGCGCGACCTACAACATCAACGCCGACACGATGGCGGGAGCGATCGCGGGTGCGCTCGGCGCGAAGCGCTTCTTCCTGCTTACCGACGTTGCGGGCGTGCTCGACAAGTCGGGTTCGCTGCTCACCGACCTCGACCGCACGGCGATCGACGCTCTGAAGGCCGACGAGACGATCACCGGCGGAATGATTCCTAAGGTCGAAACCTGCGTCGCCGCGGTCGATGCGGGGGTCGAGGCGGCCGTCATTCTCGATGGTCGTATCCCTCACGCGATGTTGCTCGAAATTTTCACCGCAAGGGGTGCGGGCACGCTCATTCACCGCTAA
- a CDS encoding MarC family protein, translated as MIDLFISAFVTLFVVIDPPGCAPIYASLTAGASADQRRSMAIRATLIAGFILVFFAMFGEALLSFLHIDLDSFRIAGGLMLFIIAIDMVFEKRTERREQRAEKVKATPEVEDVSVFPMAMPMLAGPGSIASVMLLVSQNNGLDRAFVIFGALLLVLLLTLAALLAAGPLMRLIGNKGEAVITRLLGVLLAALAAQFVIDGIKASFNLA; from the coding sequence ATGATCGACCTTTTCATCTCGGCCTTCGTGACGCTGTTCGTCGTCATCGACCCGCCGGGCTGCGCGCCGATCTATGCCAGCCTGACGGCCGGGGCGAGCGCCGATCAGCGCCGCTCGATGGCGATCCGCGCGACGTTGATCGCGGGCTTCATCCTCGTCTTCTTCGCGATGTTCGGCGAGGCGCTGCTCAGCTTCCTGCACATCGACCTCGACAGCTTCCGCATCGCCGGCGGGCTGATGCTGTTCATCATCGCGATCGACATGGTGTTCGAAAAGCGCACCGAACGGCGCGAACAGCGCGCCGAAAAGGTCAAGGCGACCCCCGAGGTCGAGGATGTCTCGGTCTTTCCGATGGCGATGCCGATGCTTGCGGGACCGGGCTCGATCGCCTCGGTGATGCTGCTCGTGTCGCAGAACAACGGGCTCGACCGCGCCTTCGTGATCTTCGGCGCGCTGCTGCTCGTGCTGTTGCTGACGCTCGCCGCGCTGCTCGCGGCGGGGCCGCTGATGCGGCTGATCGGTAACAAGGGCGAGGCGGTGATCACGCGGCTGCTCGGCGTCCTGCTCGCCGCGCTCGCGGCGCAATTCGTGATCGACGGGATCAAGGCCAGCTTCAACCTCGCATAA
- a CDS encoding YggT family protein, translating into MLLDIVAILLNILWWIIIVQAVMSWLIAFNVINTHNDFVGQLWYVLDRITEPLYRPFRRIMPDFGGLDLTPMAVLILLIIAQQAVLPYLYRLGMQAGMA; encoded by the coding sequence ATGCTTCTCGATATCGTGGCGATCCTGCTCAACATCCTGTGGTGGATCATCATCGTGCAGGCGGTGATGTCGTGGCTCATCGCGTTCAACGTGATCAACACACACAATGATTTCGTCGGCCAGCTCTGGTACGTCCTCGACCGCATCACCGAGCCGCTGTACCGCCCGTTCCGGCGGATCATGCCCGATTTCGGTGGCCTCGACCTGACCCCGATGGCCGTCCTGATCCTGCTGATCATCGCCCAGCAGGCCGTGCTGCCCTATCTTTACCGGCTCGGCATGCAGGCCGGGATGGCCTGA
- a CDS encoding S9 family peptidase has translation MRFLIGAVLSFVLVSPVAAQTDAAAPPSVASAGFEPLPTAAFARLPFAEMTELSPDGSHLAGLFAVNGAQHIGILPAVGDRSKTVGIAVPDQTQIGWIQWVNDDNIIVGLRALVPVEADNWYVSRLIAVNRTTGKVTRLLWDAGGQNASDVLWIPTDGSSEILVAAQNSIYEGEHFWPSVYRVDVTTGRKKLEVKGRASVLDWGADHLGRVRYGIGYSDTTTKATLLYRPDGRSTFRTIDSARLRDDERLAIPFVFVPGTDNGLVYKDLANGKTAIVELNLATGQEVRTVFSPEKFDVEGAIRSPDATGILGVYTSNDEQPVQWINPVMAKLQEGLASTSPRSRVTIDSYSRDLTKLLVRIATPDSPGLLYYYDATKGELSKLATMNETIGGRRLSRAKYVQYKARDGLQIEGVLTLPRGRDPKALPFIVMPHGGPWGHDELSYDYWAQFLAERGYAVLQPNFRGSTGYGSEFERAGQGQMGFAMQDDISDGVRWAVKEGIADPGRVCIVGASYGGYAAMWGIAKDPEQYRCAISIAGVANLRREVNDFGGSVRANLHRGQWQRMTPDFAAVSPINAIDRIKAPLLLIHGKKDITVDHGQSTLMYSAMNKAGKPVEFVSLPLADHYFTREADRLTLLNSIEAFLKKHNPPD, from the coding sequence ATGCGGTTTCTGATCGGTGCGGTGCTGTCGTTCGTCCTCGTTTCGCCGGTGGCGGCGCAAACGGATGCCGCGGCGCCACCATCCGTAGCGTCGGCAGGTTTCGAGCCTCTGCCGACGGCGGCCTTTGCCCGCCTTCCCTTCGCGGAAATGACCGAACTCTCGCCCGACGGGAGCCATCTCGCAGGCCTGTTCGCCGTCAACGGCGCGCAGCATATCGGAATCCTCCCCGCGGTCGGCGACCGGAGCAAGACTGTCGGGATCGCCGTTCCCGACCAGACGCAGATCGGATGGATCCAGTGGGTCAATGACGACAATATCATCGTCGGCCTGCGCGCCCTCGTGCCGGTGGAGGCCGACAACTGGTATGTCTCGCGACTGATCGCCGTGAACCGCACGACGGGCAAGGTCACCCGGCTGTTGTGGGACGCGGGCGGGCAGAATGCATCGGATGTTCTGTGGATTCCGACCGACGGCAGCAGCGAGATTCTCGTCGCCGCGCAGAATTCGATCTATGAGGGCGAGCATTTCTGGCCGTCGGTCTATCGCGTCGATGTGACGACCGGGCGCAAGAAGCTGGAGGTCAAGGGACGGGCGAGCGTCCTCGACTGGGGCGCCGATCACCTCGGTCGCGTCCGCTATGGCATCGGCTACAGCGATACTACGACGAAGGCGACCTTGCTCTATCGTCCCGACGGTCGCAGCACCTTTCGCACCATCGACAGCGCACGGCTTCGCGACGACGAGCGGCTGGCGATCCCTTTCGTCTTTGTTCCCGGGACCGACAACGGCCTTGTGTACAAGGACCTCGCCAACGGCAAGACGGCCATCGTCGAGCTGAATCTCGCGACCGGGCAGGAAGTCCGGACGGTGTTCTCGCCCGAAAAATTCGACGTCGAGGGGGCGATCCGTTCGCCTGACGCGACGGGAATCCTCGGCGTCTATACATCCAACGACGAGCAGCCGGTGCAATGGATCAACCCGGTGATGGCAAAGCTGCAGGAGGGGCTGGCATCGACATCGCCGAGGTCGCGGGTCACGATCGACAGCTACAGCCGCGACCTTACGAAATTGCTGGTGCGCATCGCGACGCCCGACAGTCCGGGGCTGCTTTACTATTATGATGCGACCAAGGGCGAACTGTCGAAGCTTGCGACAATGAACGAGACGATCGGCGGCCGGCGACTGTCGCGGGCCAAATATGTCCAGTACAAGGCGCGCGACGGATTGCAGATCGAGGGCGTGCTGACGCTGCCGCGCGGGCGCGATCCCAAGGCGCTGCCCTTCATCGTCATGCCCCACGGCGGCCCCTGGGGGCACGACGAGCTGTCCTATGACTATTGGGCGCAGTTCCTGGCCGAACGCGGCTATGCGGTGCTTCAGCCCAATTTCCGTGGCTCGACGGGATATGGTTCCGAATTCGAGCGCGCGGGTCAGGGCCAGATGGGCTTTGCGATGCAGGACGACATCAGCGACGGCGTCCGATGGGCGGTGAAGGAAGGGATTGCCGATCCGGGGCGCGTCTGCATCGTCGGCGCGTCCTATGGCGGCTATGCTGCGATGTGGGGCATCGCGAAGGATCCCGAGCAATATCGCTGCGCAATCTCGATCGCAGGGGTTGCGAACCTGCGCCGCGAGGTCAACGACTTCGGCGGGTCGGTACGCGCCAACCTGCATCGCGGGCAATGGCAACGCATGACCCCGGATTTCGCCGCGGTTTCACCGATCAACGCAATCGACCGGATCAAGGCGCCGCTGCTCCTGATCCACGGAAAGAAGGACATCACGGTCGATCACGGCCAGTCGACCCTGATGTATTCGGCGATGAACAAGGCGGGCAAGCCGGTCGAGTTCGTGTCGCTTCCGCTGGCAGACCATTATTTCACCCGCGAGGCCGACCGGTTGACGCTGCTGAACTCGATCGAGGCGTTCCTCAAGAAACATAATCCGCCGGATTGA
- a CDS encoding hemolysin family protein, with protein sequence MSPFPWGDVAIIAILVFLNGAFAMSELAIVSSRDPRLQAAEKRGSRGAKLARQLASDPGRFLSTVQVGITLIGVLTGAYSGASLGGPVAQRLEAWVGLDPENAENIGFAIVIAATTYFSLIAGELVPKQFALRTPERIAILMAVPMYWLSRVAAPLVWLLDNSSALIFRLLGLNRESEERVTAEELHLIVAEASKSGVIEESERAIISGVVRLADRPVREVMTPRIDVDWIDIASDADAVRAKLLETPHTRIPVARGSVDDIVGIVQARDIAGALFRGEALDLEKLTRSAKVIHDQIDAMDALEALRAAEVPMLLVHDEYGHFEGLVTPADLLSAIAGEFASDQDIGSEPFVTERDDGSLLIAGSMPADQMAERLGIELGDDRDYATAAGHALAILKHLPKEGESFTDKGWKFEIVDMDGRKIDKLLVSEVRKPRDEAAGD encoded by the coding sequence ATGAGCCCTTTTCCCTGGGGTGACGTCGCGATCATCGCGATCCTGGTATTCCTCAACGGCGCTTTCGCCATGTCCGAACTCGCGATCGTCTCGTCGCGCGATCCCCGCCTGCAGGCGGCCGAAAAGCGCGGCAGTCGCGGCGCGAAACTCGCACGCCAGCTCGCGTCCGATCCGGGACGCTTTTTGTCGACTGTGCAGGTCGGCATCACGCTGATCGGCGTGCTGACCGGCGCCTATTCGGGCGCGAGCCTGGGCGGGCCGGTCGCGCAGCGGCTCGAGGCGTGGGTCGGGCTCGATCCCGAAAATGCCGAGAATATCGGTTTTGCGATCGTGATCGCGGCAACGACCTATTTCTCGCTGATCGCGGGCGAACTGGTTCCCAAGCAATTTGCGCTCCGGACGCCCGAGCGAATCGCGATCCTGATGGCCGTGCCGATGTACTGGCTGTCGCGGGTCGCGGCGCCGCTCGTCTGGCTGCTCGACAACAGTTCGGCACTGATTTTCCGTCTGCTCGGGCTCAATCGCGAGTCCGAGGAGCGCGTCACCGCCGAGGAACTGCACCTGATCGTCGCCGAAGCGTCCAAATCGGGGGTGATCGAGGAAAGCGAACGCGCGATCATCTCGGGCGTCGTGCGCCTCGCCGACCGGCCGGTGCGTGAGGTGATGACGCCGCGCATCGACGTCGACTGGATCGATATCGCGTCGGATGCCGATGCGGTGCGCGCAAAGCTGCTGGAGACGCCGCACACGCGCATCCCCGTGGCGCGAGGGTCGGTCGACGATATCGTCGGCATCGTCCAGGCGCGCGACATCGCGGGGGCACTGTTCCGCGGCGAAGCGCTCGACCTCGAAAAGCTGACGCGCTCGGCAAAGGTCATCCACGACCAGATCGACGCGATGGACGCGCTCGAGGCACTGCGCGCCGCCGAAGTGCCGATGCTGCTCGTCCACGACGAATATGGCCATTTCGAGGGACTGGTGACGCCCGCCGACCTGCTCTCGGCGATCGCGGGCGAATTCGCGTCGGATCAGGATATCGGCAGCGAGCCCTTCGTCACCGAACGCGACGACGGCAGCCTGCTGATCGCGGGTTCGATGCCCGCCGACCAGATGGCTGAACGGCTGGGGATCGAGCTTGGCGACGACCGCGACTATGCGACCGCGGCGGGCCACGCGCTCGCGATCCTGAAGCATCTGCCGAAGGAAGGCGAGAGCTTCACCGACAAGGGCTGGAAGTTCGAGATCGTCGACATGGACGGCCGCAAGATCGACAAGCTGCTGGTCAGCGAAGTGCGCAAGCCGCGGGACGAAGCTGCCGGCGACTAG
- a CDS encoding queuosine precursor transporter, with product MENSSSRLIAPSLLLFAILYGGMVPLGGFLGAKQVALGPLAVEAGIFPFLTLIAISSGIAELHGRAVADKLVRFGFIPLILAIILTVFVLQLPTDEGMYPPAKEAFPIIVGQGWRMMAAGILAYGVSVSLNVWIFARMTANNGRLLPLRGFIAAALSQIIDTLIFITVSFYGVRPIADLMLGQMLAKVVLSAVMVPLLVMAVVAIGRKLDGTQASEVAG from the coding sequence ATGGAAAATAGCTCTTCGCGCCTGATCGCGCCCTCGCTGCTGCTGTTCGCGATCCTCTACGGCGGCATGGTTCCGCTCGGTGGCTTCCTCGGCGCGAAACAGGTCGCGCTCGGCCCGCTCGCGGTCGAAGCAGGGATTTTCCCCTTTCTGACCCTGATCGCGATCTCGAGCGGCATCGCCGAACTGCATGGACGCGCCGTCGCCGACAAGCTGGTTCGGTTCGGTTTCATTCCGCTGATCCTCGCGATCATCCTGACCGTTTTCGTTCTGCAACTGCCAACCGACGAAGGGATGTACCCACCCGCGAAGGAGGCGTTCCCGATCATCGTCGGTCAGGGCTGGCGCATGATGGCCGCGGGTATCCTTGCCTATGGCGTATCGGTCAGCCTCAACGTCTGGATTTTCGCGCGCATGACCGCGAACAACGGCCGGCTGCTTCCGCTGCGCGGTTTTATCGCCGCGGCGCTCAGCCAGATTATCGATACGCTGATCTTCATTACCGTCAGCTTCTACGGTGTGCGTCCGATCGCCGACCTGATGCTCGGCCAGATGCTCGCGAAGGTCGTGCTGTCGGCGGTGATGGTGCCGCTGCTGGTGATGGCGGTGGTCGCGATCGGTCGCAAGCTCGACGGAACGCAGGCATCAGAGGTCGCCGGATGA
- the folD gene encoding bifunctional methylenetetrahydrofolate dehydrogenase/methenyltetrahydrofolate cyclohydrolase FolD, producing the protein MTVSAAAQVIDGKAFAAGLRARIAAAVPAFETATGRAPGLAVVLVGDDPASAVYVGSKGKATVAAGMASFEHRLPATATQDEVEALLARLNADETVDGILLQLPLPGHLDEQAAVATIDPDKDVDGLTPVSAGRLALGIAGMVPCTPYGCLLLLQDRLGDLSGKDAVVIGRSILVGKPMAALLLGANATVTMAHSRTKDLPDLVRRADIVVAAVGRPEMVRGDWIKPGAVVIDVGINRLPPADGETKGRLVGDVDYAEAAGVADAITPVPGGVGPMTIACLLRNTLVAAHRRAGLADPEGF; encoded by the coding sequence ATGACCGTATCCGCCGCCGCGCAAGTCATCGACGGCAAGGCGTTCGCGGCCGGCCTGCGTGCGCGGATCGCCGCCGCCGTCCCCGCTTTCGAAACCGCGACGGGACGCGCGCCCGGTCTTGCGGTCGTTCTCGTCGGCGACGATCCGGCGAGCGCCGTCTATGTCGGATCGAAGGGCAAGGCGACGGTTGCCGCCGGCATGGCGAGCTTCGAGCATCGTCTGCCCGCTACGGCGACGCAGGATGAGGTCGAGGCGTTGCTCGCCCGGCTCAATGCCGACGAAACGGTGGACGGCATCCTGCTCCAGCTTCCCTTGCCCGGACATCTCGACGAACAGGCCGCGGTCGCGACGATCGACCCCGACAAGGATGTCGACGGGCTGACTCCGGTCAGCGCCGGTCGCCTCGCGCTGGGTATAGCCGGCATGGTGCCTTGCACCCCCTATGGCTGTCTGCTGCTGCTACAGGACCGGCTCGGCGATCTGTCGGGCAAGGATGCGGTCGTGATCGGCCGCTCGATCCTGGTGGGCAAGCCGATGGCGGCATTGTTGCTCGGCGCGAATGCGACGGTGACGATGGCGCATAGCCGTACGAAGGATTTGCCGGATCTCGTGCGCCGCGCCGACATCGTCGTCGCGGCGGTCGGCCGTCCCGAGATGGTCCGGGGCGACTGGATCAAGCCCGGCGCGGTCGTGATCGACGTCGGGATCAACCGCCTGCCGCCGGCGGACGGCGAAACGAAAGGCCGGCTGGTCGGCGACGTAGACTATGCCGAAGCCGCGGGGGTCGCCGATGCCATCACCCCCGTTCCCGGCGGCGTCGGCCCGATGACGATCGCGTGCCTGCTTCGCAACACGCTCGTCGCCGCGCACCGCCGCGCCGGCCTTGCCGATCCGGAGGGTTTCTGA
- a CDS encoding NupC/NupG family nucleoside CNT transporter, whose product MERLIGLLGIVALLAIAVLFSSNRRWIRPRVVIPAFLLQAGFALLVLGTPWGRAIIQAMSSAVSNLLGYAKAGTDFIFGPLAGPDMGGHSFAIAALPVIIFFASMISILYYLGIMQLVIKWVGGAIQKITGITKVESLGAAANIFVGQSESPLVIRPYLAALTPSQLFTVMTVGMAGVAGTILGAYASMIGEQLLPYLLAASFMSAPGGILMAKIMMPDDPKDLGIEPVIMPEASHDEEKPANIIMAAAQGAQTGVRLAVAVGAMVLAFVALVALANGLLGGIGGWFGYPDLSFQAIIGTIFRPVMWLMGVPWDESAAVGGLFGTKIVLNEFVAFIDLGKVQGAMSPASIAVATFALCGFANFSSIAIQMAVTGGLAPNQRPMIAKLGLKALLAGSLSNLMSAALAGLMLGIAPPAAPPPPAPVETVKAPATETAPAAATEPAKAH is encoded by the coding sequence ATGGAACGGCTTATCGGGTTACTCGGCATCGTCGCATTGCTTGCGATTGCCGTACTCTTTTCATCGAACCGGCGCTGGATCCGCCCGCGCGTCGTCATCCCGGCCTTCCTGCTCCAGGCTGGTTTCGCGCTTCTCGTCCTTGGAACCCCTTGGGGTCGTGCGATCATCCAGGCGATGTCGAGTGCGGTGTCGAACCTGCTCGGCTACGCCAAGGCGGGCACCGACTTCATCTTCGGCCCGCTCGCCGGGCCGGACATGGGCGGGCACAGCTTTGCGATCGCCGCGCTTCCGGTGATCATCTTCTTCGCCTCGATGATCTCGATCCTTTATTACCTCGGCATCATGCAACTGGTGATCAAATGGGTCGGCGGCGCAATCCAGAAGATTACCGGCATCACCAAGGTCGAAAGCCTCGGCGCCGCCGCCAACATTTTCGTCGGGCAGAGCGAAAGCCCGCTCGTCATCCGCCCCTATCTCGCGGCGCTGACGCCGTCGCAGCTCTTCACGGTGATGACCGTCGGCATGGCCGGCGTCGCGGGGACGATCCTCGGCGCCTATGCCAGCATGATCGGCGAACAATTGCTGCCCTATCTGCTCGCAGCGAGCTTCATGTCGGCGCCCGGCGGCATCCTGATGGCCAAGATCATGATGCCCGACGATCCCAAGGATCTGGGTATCGAGCCGGTGATCATGCCCGAGGCGAGCCACGACGAGGAAAAGCCCGCCAATATCATTATGGCCGCTGCCCAGGGTGCACAGACGGGCGTGCGGCTTGCGGTTGCGGTCGGTGCGATGGTGCTGGCCTTCGTCGCGCTTGTCGCGCTCGCCAACGGCCTGCTCGGGGGCATCGGCGGCTGGTTCGGCTATCCCGATCTGTCGTTTCAGGCGATTATAGGCACGATCTTTCGCCCGGTGATGTGGCTGATGGGCGTGCCGTGGGACGAAAGCGCCGCGGTCGGCGGGCTGTTCGGCACCAAGATCGTCCTCAACGAATTCGTCGCCTTCATCGACCTCGGCAAGGTGCAGGGCGCAATGTCGCCCGCCTCGATCGCGGTCGCGACCTTTGCGCTGTGCGGTTTCGCCAATTTCAGTTCGATCGCGATCCAGATGGCGGTGACCGGCGGCCTCGCGCCCAACCAGCGGCCGATGATCGCCAAGCTAGGGCTGAAGGCACTGCTCGCGGGCAGCCTGTCGAACCTGATGTCGGCGGCGCTTGCCGGGCTGATGCTCGGTATCGCGCCGCCTGCGGCTCCGCCGCCGCCCGCGCCTGTCGAAACGGTGAAGGCGCCCGCGACCGAAACTGCGCCCGCCGCTGCGACGGAGCCGGCCAAAGCACACTGA